A region of Pseudoalteromonas aliena SW19 DNA encodes the following proteins:
- a CDS encoding collagenase: protein MKLNILIIALPILGSSSLALANTTHERLFTPQAAVVERVHHHGVEDNHNERAPIARVKVQPQQLNNVMLSSQAIMATCDLNALASANSSNISNEIKTQGSACINELFSASSSIQSQVFTSDKMFAVANQAKSLSQTYPGGGDTDLQALFLYLRTGFYAEFYNDNISFSSWVTPAVVDAIDAFVNNSHFYDDNDGHGKTLNEVIITMDSAEQQHRYLPVVKEWLTRFNGSYAAKWNMRGAINGIFTLLYRGQWNDAYVAAVATDVDLVVKLNAFTQKQWMIDSDAEFLIVNAASELARLKKYSETAIQSEVDKGVKAIFSTYNSFGFGDAVWLAAADSVSYYAECSLYNICGFAEQLTQQVLAQSYSCSSTIKIRSQNMTAIQHASACDAMGAEEGYFHNKLSTNLTPVADDNNSFLQVNIFDSNDDYSKYAKAIFGIDTNNGGMYLEGDPSVVGNQANFIAYEASYANAEHYVWNLEHEYVHYLDGRFDLYGNFNSPTEEIVWWSEGVAEYIANQDDNEAAKNTISDGSRYTLAQIFVTNYDGFDQDRIYRWGYLAVRFMFERHGDDVDSMLTDTRSGNWSAYKAKTVQWANRYESEFVQWCDDLVAGTTTNAPPTAKINGPYSGVINAAINFSSNGSTDSDGEIASYQWRFGDGGSSNEANPAHTYTNAGQYTVSLTVLDDKGLGQTVTSTVMVENDNSSGDEELVNGQSRIIAGDQNEQLYFTLNVPQGATDLTFNLSGGTGDADLYVSYETIPTTSSYDCRPYVGGNTEQCVINPAQVGTYKIMVNGYNSFDNVQLTASYNAGSSNVPDACSTQGSRSSGRLEDGEVICLGNSGPLWFSIADVKSQNGVAITTSNGSGDISLSYASSGWPNTNNESAQSNNAGNDECIYISSQDEYWGYLKIAGNSTGASLVVDFNSQGCR from the coding sequence ATGAAACTTAATATATTGATTATTGCGTTACCAATACTAGGCTCAAGCTCTCTTGCGCTTGCAAACACAACACATGAACGCTTATTTACACCACAAGCTGCGGTTGTTGAGCGTGTTCATCACCATGGTGTAGAGGATAACCATAACGAAAGAGCGCCAATTGCCCGTGTAAAAGTACAGCCCCAACAGCTAAACAATGTAATGCTGAGCTCTCAAGCGATTATGGCAACCTGTGATTTAAATGCGTTGGCGTCTGCGAATTCTTCAAATATTAGCAATGAAATTAAAACTCAGGGTAGCGCGTGTATAAACGAGTTATTTAGCGCGTCGAGCTCCATACAAAGTCAGGTGTTCACTTCTGACAAAATGTTTGCGGTAGCCAATCAAGCAAAATCGCTTTCTCAAACTTATCCAGGTGGCGGTGATACCGATTTACAGGCACTATTTTTGTATTTGCGTACCGGCTTTTATGCAGAATTTTACAACGATAATATTAGTTTTAGTTCGTGGGTTACACCCGCAGTAGTCGATGCAATTGACGCATTTGTAAATAATAGCCATTTTTATGACGACAATGATGGGCACGGCAAAACGCTCAATGAAGTGATTATTACAATGGATAGTGCAGAGCAGCAACACCGCTACTTACCTGTTGTTAAGGAGTGGCTTACGCGCTTTAACGGAAGCTATGCGGCAAAATGGAATATGCGAGGAGCCATTAATGGCATTTTTACATTGCTTTATAGAGGCCAATGGAATGACGCTTATGTAGCTGCGGTTGCAACGGATGTTGATTTGGTTGTAAAACTTAATGCATTTACACAAAAGCAGTGGATGATAGACTCTGATGCTGAATTTTTAATCGTAAATGCTGCAAGTGAGCTCGCACGGTTAAAAAAATATTCTGAGACCGCTATTCAAAGTGAGGTAGATAAAGGCGTTAAAGCTATTTTTAGCACTTATAATAGCTTTGGCTTTGGTGATGCTGTTTGGCTTGCCGCAGCTGATTCAGTGAGTTATTACGCCGAATGTAGTCTTTATAATATTTGTGGTTTTGCAGAGCAATTAACGCAACAGGTATTAGCTCAGAGTTACAGTTGTAGCAGTACGATTAAAATTAGATCGCAAAATATGACTGCAATCCAACATGCATCGGCATGTGATGCAATGGGTGCTGAAGAGGGCTATTTCCACAATAAACTAAGTACCAATTTGACTCCTGTTGCTGATGATAACAATAGTTTTTTACAAGTTAATATTTTTGATAGTAACGACGATTATAGTAAATATGCAAAAGCTATTTTTGGCATCGACACTAATAACGGAGGAATGTACTTAGAAGGCGACCCTTCAGTGGTAGGAAATCAAGCTAATTTTATTGCCTATGAAGCAAGTTACGCCAATGCAGAACATTATGTGTGGAATTTAGAGCATGAATATGTGCATTATTTAGATGGTCGCTTTGACTTGTATGGTAATTTTAACTCGCCAACAGAAGAAATAGTGTGGTGGTCTGAAGGTGTCGCAGAATATATTGCTAATCAAGATGACAACGAAGCGGCTAAAAATACAATCAGTGATGGATCTCGTTATACCTTAGCGCAAATCTTTGTAACCAATTATGATGGATTTGATCAAGACCGTATATACCGTTGGGGCTATTTAGCGGTTCGTTTTATGTTTGAACGCCATGGTGACGATGTTGACAGTATGCTTACAGACACCCGCAGTGGTAACTGGAGTGCTTACAAAGCTAAAACGGTTCAATGGGCTAATCGCTATGAAAGTGAATTTGTGCAGTGGTGTGATGATTTGGTGGCAGGTACAACAACAAATGCACCGCCTACAGCAAAAATAAACGGTCCTTACTCTGGTGTTATAAACGCAGCAATTAACTTTTCAAGCAATGGAAGTACTGACAGCGATGGCGAGATTGCGAGTTATCAATGGCGTTTTGGTGATGGCGGGAGTAGTAATGAAGCAAATCCAGCTCATACATACACAAACGCAGGTCAGTACACTGTCTCATTAACAGTACTTGATGATAAAGGGTTAGGGCAAACAGTCACATCTACAGTAATGGTTGAAAATGATAATAGCTCTGGGGATGAGGAGCTTGTAAATGGACAGAGCCGTATTATTGCAGGTGATCAAAATGAACAACTATATTTCACTCTCAATGTACCTCAAGGAGCAACTGATCTCACATTTAATTTAAGCGGGGGTACAGGCGATGCCGATTTATATGTGAGCTATGAAACAATCCCGACAACAAGCAGTTATGACTGTCGTCCGTATGTTGGTGGCAACACAGAACAATGCGTAATAAACCCAGCACAAGTGGGTACTTATAAAATAATGGTCAATGGTTATAATTCATTTGATAACGTTCAGCTGACTGCATCGTACAATGCTGGTAGCAGCAATGTCCCCGATGCTTGCTCTACTCAAGGTAGTCGCAGCAGTGGTCGTTTAGAAGATGGCGAGGTTATTTGTTTAGGTAACAGTGGTCCGCTATGGTTCAGTATTGCTGATGTAAAAAGCCAAAACGGCGTTGCGATCACGACTTCAAATGGCAGCGGTGACATTAGTTTAAGCTACGCAAGTAGTGGTTGGCCTAATACAAATAATGAATCTGCTCAATCAAATAATGCTGGTAATGATGAGTGTATTTATATTTCAAGTCAGGATGAATACTGGGGCT